In the genome of Hymenobacter cellulosivorans, one region contains:
- a CDS encoding acyltransferase: MTDAPAYYAHPTAVLDEGCRIGDGCRIWHFAHLMPGCELGEKCSIGQNVMVADGVKLGRNVKVQNNVSLYTGVECADDVFLGPSVVFTNVRNPRSAVVRRDQYQTTVLEKGVSIGANSTIVCGVRLGEYAFVGAGSVVTKDVKPYALVYGNPARQHGWMSAFGHRLQFDPTGHATCPESGEQYLLTNHQVSRISIR; the protein is encoded by the coding sequence GTGACTGATGCTCCCGCTTACTATGCGCATCCTACCGCCGTCCTCGACGAAGGCTGCCGCATTGGCGACGGGTGTCGCATCTGGCACTTTGCTCACCTGATGCCCGGCTGCGAGCTAGGCGAAAAGTGCAGCATTGGTCAGAACGTAATGGTAGCCGATGGCGTGAAGCTGGGCCGCAACGTAAAGGTGCAAAACAACGTGAGCCTCTACACTGGCGTAGAGTGCGCCGACGATGTGTTCCTGGGCCCGTCAGTCGTATTTACCAATGTGCGCAACCCGCGCAGCGCCGTTGTGCGCCGCGACCAGTACCAAACTACGGTGCTGGAAAAGGGCGTGAGCATCGGGGCCAATAGCACCATCGTGTGCGGCGTGCGACTGGGTGAATACGCCTTCGTGGGTGCCGGTTCGGTTGTGACCAAGGACGTGAAGCCCTACGCCTTAGTATACGGCAATCCGGCCCGGCAGCACGGCTGGATGAGCGCCTTTGGGCACCGGCTGCAGTTCGACCCGACCGGCCATGCCACGTGTCCGGAAAGTGGCGAACAATATTTGCTTACCAATCACCAGGTTTCCCGTATTAGCATCCGCTAA
- a CDS encoding nucleotide sugar dehydrogenase: protein MYEQLLQKQNKLAVIGLGYVGLPIALEFARKLSVIGFDINAARVDLMRNNIDPSGELEAKDFEGCDITFTDSLDVLREATFFIVAVPTPIDEHAMPDLKPLLGASSSVGKVLKKGDYVVFESTVYPGCTEEDCIPVMEKLSGLSFANGDFKVGYSPERINPGDKEHTLTSIVKVVSGCDEESLDIIAKLYELVVKAGVHRASSIKVAEAAKIIENTQRDVNIALMNELSMIFDRMSINTYEVLEAAGTKWNFLKFSPGLVGGHCIGVDPYYLTYKAKELGYDAKVILSGRTTNDNMGAYIARKTVQMMIKQGKDVAKSRVLVMGATFKENVEDIRNSKVADVIQELKNFSVNVDIVDPHADSDELHHEYGFRLTPEAEIRKDYDAVIVAVSHKPYVALDEAYFQSITSENPVLVDIKGLYRGKMNDIQYWSL, encoded by the coding sequence GTGTACGAGCAACTCCTCCAGAAACAGAACAAACTGGCCGTTATCGGCCTCGGCTACGTGGGCCTGCCCATCGCCCTCGAATTTGCCCGCAAACTCAGCGTTATCGGCTTCGACATCAACGCCGCCCGCGTGGATTTGATGCGCAACAACATTGACCCCAGCGGCGAGCTGGAAGCCAAGGACTTCGAAGGCTGCGACATCACGTTCACCGATTCGTTGGACGTGCTGCGGGAAGCTACCTTCTTCATTGTGGCCGTGCCCACGCCCATCGACGAGCACGCCATGCCCGACCTGAAGCCCCTGCTTGGCGCTTCGAGCAGCGTGGGCAAGGTGCTCAAGAAAGGCGACTACGTAGTGTTTGAAAGCACTGTGTATCCCGGCTGCACCGAGGAAGACTGCATTCCAGTGATGGAAAAGCTGTCGGGTCTGAGCTTCGCCAACGGCGACTTCAAGGTGGGCTACTCGCCCGAGCGCATCAACCCCGGCGACAAAGAGCACACCCTGACAAGCATCGTAAAAGTAGTTTCGGGCTGCGACGAGGAATCACTCGACATCATTGCCAAGCTCTACGAGCTGGTGGTGAAGGCCGGCGTGCACCGCGCCAGCAGCATCAAGGTAGCCGAAGCCGCCAAGATCATCGAAAACACCCAGCGTGACGTCAATATTGCTCTAATGAACGAGCTGTCGATGATTTTCGACCGCATGAGCATCAACACCTACGAGGTGCTGGAAGCGGCTGGTACCAAATGGAACTTCCTCAAGTTCTCGCCCGGTCTGGTAGGCGGCCACTGCATCGGTGTGGACCCCTACTACCTGACCTACAAGGCCAAGGAGCTGGGCTACGACGCCAAGGTCATTTTAAGCGGCCGCACGACCAACGACAACATGGGAGCTTACATCGCCCGCAAAACGGTGCAGATGATGATTAAGCAAGGCAAGGACGTAGCCAAAAGCCGGGTGCTGGTGATGGGTGCGACCTTCAAGGAAAACGTGGAAGACATCCGCAATTCCAAGGTAGCCGACGTGATTCAGGAGCTGAAGAACTTCTCGGTAAACGTAGACATCGTGGACCCGCACGCCGACTCCGACGAGCTGCACCACGAGTATGGCTTCCGCCTGACGCCCGAAGCCGAAATCCGCAAGGACTACGACGCGGTAATCGTGGCCGTGAGCCACAAGCCTTACGTAGCGCTGGACGAAGCTTACTTCCAGTCTATTACCTCCGAAAACCCCGTGCTGGTCGACATCAAAGGCCTGTACCGTGGCAAAATGAACGACATCCAGTACTGGAGCCTGTAG
- the galE gene encoding UDP-glucose 4-epimerase GalE: MERTKIVVTGGAGYIGSHAVVELFEAGYQPIIIDNFSNSQESVLDGIKDILGGAVPCYNIDCGDEAALRGVFDQEANIRGIIHFAAYKAVGESVQQPLKYYQNNVGSLITLLKVMPDYGVSNLVFSSSCTVYGIPDQLPVTEQTPTKPATSPYGNTKKICEDILNDVASVSDGAIRTILLRYFNPIGAHSSARIGELPLGVPNNLVPFITQTAAGIREKLTIYGDTYDTPDGTNIRDYVHVVDLAKAHVVAVQRLLDGTGDAVETFNVGTGRGNSVLEVVQAFERATGQKLNYVIGPPRTGDVPAIYADVTKATQELGFQTTATLDEALASSWKWQQSLAK; encoded by the coding sequence ATGGAAAGAACGAAAATCGTAGTGACGGGTGGGGCAGGCTACATTGGCTCCCATGCGGTGGTTGAGCTGTTTGAGGCCGGCTACCAGCCGATTATTATTGACAACTTCAGCAACTCTCAGGAGTCGGTGCTCGACGGCATCAAAGACATCCTGGGCGGGGCGGTGCCCTGCTACAACATTGACTGTGGCGACGAGGCGGCTCTGCGCGGCGTGTTTGACCAAGAGGCAAACATTCGCGGCATCATTCACTTTGCAGCCTATAAGGCAGTGGGTGAGTCGGTACAACAGCCGCTGAAGTACTACCAGAACAACGTTGGCTCGCTCATTACCCTCTTAAAGGTGATGCCCGATTATGGCGTGAGCAACCTGGTTTTCTCTTCCTCGTGCACTGTGTATGGTATTCCGGATCAGCTGCCCGTAACCGAGCAAACCCCGACCAAACCGGCTACCTCGCCCTATGGCAACACCAAGAAAATCTGCGAGGATATTCTTAACGACGTAGCCTCGGTGTCGGACGGCGCTATCCGCACCATTCTGCTGCGCTACTTCAACCCGATTGGGGCTCACTCCTCGGCCCGCATCGGCGAACTGCCCCTGGGCGTGCCCAACAACCTGGTGCCCTTCATCACCCAGACGGCGGCCGGCATCCGGGAGAAGCTGACCATCTACGGCGACACCTACGACACGCCCGACGGCACCAATATCCGTGACTACGTGCACGTGGTGGACCTGGCCAAGGCCCACGTGGTGGCCGTGCAGCGCCTGCTCGACGGTACCGGCGACGCGGTAGAGACCTTCAACGTGGGTACCGGGCGCGGCAACAGCGTACTGGAAGTAGTCCAGGCTTTCGAACGGGCTACCGGTCAGAAGCTGAACTACGTTATTGGCCCGCCCCGCACCGGCGACGTGCCGGCCATCTACGCTGACGTCACCAAAGCCACCCAAGAACTGGGCTTCCAAACCACTGCTACCCTGGACGAGGCCCTGGCCAGCTCCTGGAAATGGCAGCAGTCTTTGGCGAAATAG
- the rfbB gene encoding dTDP-glucose 4,6-dehydratase, giving the protein MKIIITGGAGFIGSHVVRLFVTKYPEYQILNLDALTYAGNLENLRDIENEPNYRLVKGDITDQAFVDQLFATEEPDAVIHLAAESHVDRSITDPLAFVKTNVLGTVHLLNAAKNLWKPLGYEGKTFYHVSTDEVYGSLEMGPEMFTEDTPYDPRSPYSASKAASDHFVRAWYHTYHMPVKLSNCSNNYGPNHFPEKLIPLAIHRIQHGQPVPVYGKGENVRDWLFVKDHATAIDAVFHKGVVGETYNIGGVNEWQNIELINLLCDVIDEKTGKEKGTSRKLITFVTDRAGHDLRYAIDSSKIMNELGWKPSVTFEQGLAQTVDWYLENTEWLEHVTSGAYQQYYQQQYNR; this is encoded by the coding sequence ATGAAAATCATCATCACCGGCGGGGCCGGTTTCATTGGCTCGCACGTGGTGCGCCTGTTCGTCACGAAGTATCCCGAGTATCAGATCCTGAATCTGGATGCCCTGACCTACGCCGGCAACCTGGAAAACCTGCGCGACATCGAGAATGAGCCCAACTACCGCCTGGTGAAGGGCGACATTACCGACCAGGCTTTCGTGGACCAGCTCTTCGCTACCGAGGAGCCCGATGCCGTGATTCACCTGGCCGCTGAGTCGCACGTAGACCGCAGCATCACCGACCCACTGGCTTTCGTGAAAACGAACGTACTGGGTACGGTGCACTTGCTGAATGCCGCCAAAAACCTGTGGAAGCCCCTGGGCTACGAAGGCAAAACCTTCTACCATGTCAGCACCGATGAGGTGTACGGTTCCCTGGAAATGGGCCCGGAGATGTTCACCGAGGATACCCCCTACGACCCCCGTTCGCCGTACTCGGCTTCCAAAGCCGCTTCCGACCACTTCGTGCGGGCCTGGTACCACACTTACCACATGCCGGTGAAGCTGAGCAACTGCTCGAACAACTACGGCCCCAACCACTTCCCCGAGAAGCTCATTCCGCTGGCTATTCACCGCATTCAGCACGGGCAGCCCGTGCCGGTGTACGGCAAAGGCGAAAACGTGCGCGACTGGCTGTTCGTGAAAGACCATGCTACCGCCATTGATGCCGTGTTTCACAAGGGCGTAGTTGGGGAAACCTACAACATCGGCGGCGTAAACGAGTGGCAGAACATTGAGCTCATTAACCTGCTCTGCGACGTAATCGACGAGAAAACGGGCAAGGAAAAAGGCACTTCGCGCAAGCTCATCACCTTCGTGACAGACCGCGCCGGCCACGACCTGCGCTACGCCATTGACTCCTCGAAAATCATGAACGAACTGGGCTGGAAGCCTTCCGTGACCTTCGAGCAAGGCCTGGCCCAGACCGTAGACTGGTACCTGGAAAACACCGAATGGCTCGAGCACGTGACCAGCGGCGCCTACCAGCAATACTACCAGCAACAGTACAATCGGTAA
- a CDS encoding SDR family oxidoreductase produces MYNTPFHDQPLDNLTFLVTGGAGFIGSNLVEYLLKYGAKKVRVLDNFSNGFRKNVALFADNPALEVVEGDIRDRQTCIDACVGVDVVLHQAALGSVPRSINDPITSNDVNVGGFVNMLVGAKEAGVKRFVYAASSSTYGDHKALPKVEDRIGKPLSPYAVTKYANELYADVFGKTYGMEIIGLRYFNIFGPRQDPNGAYAAVIPLFIDAVLQGKPPRMNGDGGQTRDFTFVENCVQANIKAGLTTNPEAVNQVYNIAVADRTSLNDLFNILKEEAGSDITPEYGPDRAGDIRDSLADISKAKNLLGYDPQIRIREGLQKTLAWFKENQAFIAERN; encoded by the coding sequence ATGTATAATACCCCTTTTCACGACCAGCCGCTTGATAACCTGACCTTTCTGGTGACGGGCGGGGCCGGCTTTATCGGCTCCAACCTGGTTGAATACCTGCTGAAGTACGGCGCCAAAAAAGTGCGCGTGCTGGATAACTTCTCCAACGGCTTCCGCAAGAACGTAGCCCTGTTTGCTGATAACCCCGCGCTGGAAGTAGTGGAAGGCGACATCCGGGACCGGCAAACCTGCATCGACGCCTGTGTGGGCGTCGACGTGGTGCTGCACCAGGCGGCTCTGGGCTCGGTGCCCCGCTCCATCAATGACCCGATTACCTCCAACGACGTAAACGTGGGCGGTTTCGTGAACATGCTGGTAGGCGCTAAGGAAGCCGGCGTGAAGCGTTTCGTGTATGCCGCTTCCTCCTCAACCTACGGCGACCATAAGGCCCTGCCCAAGGTAGAAGACCGGATTGGCAAACCCCTGTCGCCCTACGCCGTGACCAAGTACGCCAACGAGCTGTATGCCGACGTGTTTGGTAAAACCTACGGCATGGAAATCATCGGGCTGCGTTACTTCAACATCTTCGGCCCCCGTCAGGACCCGAACGGGGCGTATGCGGCCGTTATTCCGCTCTTTATTGATGCCGTGCTGCAAGGCAAGCCTCCGCGCATGAACGGCGACGGTGGGCAGACCCGCGACTTTACCTTCGTGGAAAACTGCGTGCAGGCCAACATCAAGGCCGGCCTGACGACCAACCCCGAGGCGGTAAACCAGGTGTATAACATCGCCGTGGCCGACCGTACGTCGCTCAACGACCTGTTCAACATCCTCAAGGAAGAAGCTGGCTCCGACATTACGCCCGAGTACGGTCCCGACCGCGCCGGCGACATTCGCGACTCCCTGGCCGATATCAGCAAGGCTAAAAACCTGCTCGGCTACGACCCGCAGATCCGTATCCGGGAGGGCCTGCAGAAAACCCTGGCTTGGTTTAAGGAAAATCAGGCGTTTATTGCCGAGCGCAACTAA
- the rfbA gene encoding glucose-1-phosphate thymidylyltransferase RfbA, whose product MKGIILAGGSGTRLHPLTLAVSKQLMPVYDKPMIYYPLSILMMAGIREILIITTPHDQEQFKRLLGDGQKLGCNFQYAVQEVPNGLAQAFVIGADFIGDDKVALVLGDNIFHGEGLEELLQSNNNPEGGVVYAYHVHDPERYGVVEFDENKKALSIEEKPAKPKSNYAVPGLYFYDNEVIQIAKDLKPSTRGEYEITDVNQEYLRRGKLKVGILGRGTAWLDTGTFESLMQASEFVRVIEQRQGLKVGSIEEIAYRQGFITADQLREIAAPLRKSGYGDYLMSLPESLLLEK is encoded by the coding sequence ATGAAAGGTATTATCCTGGCCGGCGGCTCCGGCACCCGCTTGCACCCGCTCACGCTGGCTGTCAGCAAGCAGCTTATGCCGGTGTACGACAAGCCGATGATTTACTATCCGCTGTCGATTCTGATGATGGCGGGCATCCGCGAAATCCTCATTATCACCACGCCCCACGACCAGGAGCAATTCAAGCGCCTCTTGGGTGATGGGCAGAAACTGGGCTGCAACTTCCAGTACGCGGTGCAAGAAGTGCCCAATGGTCTGGCTCAGGCCTTCGTTATCGGGGCCGACTTTATCGGCGACGACAAAGTAGCCCTGGTACTTGGCGACAACATCTTCCACGGCGAAGGCCTGGAGGAGCTGCTGCAGAGCAACAATAACCCCGAGGGCGGCGTGGTCTATGCCTACCACGTGCACGACCCCGAGCGCTACGGCGTGGTGGAGTTCGATGAAAACAAAAAGGCCCTCAGCATCGAGGAAAAGCCGGCCAAGCCCAAGAGCAATTACGCGGTGCCCGGTCTGTATTTCTACGACAACGAGGTTATTCAGATTGCCAAGGACCTGAAGCCCTCGACCCGGGGCGAATACGAAATTACCGACGTCAACCAGGAGTACCTGCGTCGCGGTAAGCTGAAAGTCGGCATCCTGGGCCGCGGCACCGCCTGGCTTGATACCGGCACGTTTGAGTCGTTGATGCAGGCCTCGGAGTTTGTGCGCGTGATTGAGCAGCGCCAAGGCCTGAAAGTGGGTTCCATTGAGGAAATCGCCTACCGTCAGGGCTTTATTACCGCCGACCAGCTGCGTGAAATTGCCGCCCCTCTGCGCAAGAGCGGTTACGGCGACTACCTGATGAGCCTGCCCGAGTCGTTGCTGCTGGAGAAGTAG
- a CDS encoding CYTH domain-containing protein: protein MTYQDFTLKARLYERVAVEQQLLALGFTYIGLDAQRDTYFRVSQGKLKLRQGTIENLVTHYERLPDKSTEKTVVYQYDLNPSSQQITGLYAAHEVVGVVEKSRRIYRLANVKIHLDTMATGEEFLEIEVFDHTNQLPARELEARCHQVLASLGIATEALLPTGYFKQ, encoded by the coding sequence ATGACCTACCAGGATTTTACGCTCAAAGCGCGCCTGTACGAGCGGGTTGCTGTAGAGCAGCAACTACTGGCGTTGGGGTTTACCTATATCGGCCTGGATGCGCAGCGCGATACGTATTTCCGGGTCAGCCAAGGCAAGCTCAAGCTACGCCAAGGCACGATTGAAAACCTGGTCACGCACTACGAGCGGCTGCCGGATAAGTCCACCGAAAAAACGGTGGTATACCAGTACGACCTCAACCCCTCGTCCCAGCAGATTACTGGCCTGTATGCGGCTCACGAAGTTGTTGGCGTAGTCGAGAAAAGTCGCCGGATTTATCGCCTCGCCAACGTCAAAATTCACCTCGACACCATGGCTACTGGGGAGGAATTTCTGGAAATCGAAGTATTTGACCACACCAATCAATTGCCGGCCCGGGAACTGGAAGCCCGCTGCCACCAGGTACTAGCAAGCCTGGGCATTGCCACCGAAGCCTTGCTGCCTACAGGCTACTTCAAGCAGTAG
- the chrA gene encoding chromate efflux transporter has product METEEIQLAPPPRGTRGARTKRVRGIIFLKDVAALGLTAFGGPQAHMAMMLRLLVAKRRYLTAAELLELTALCQILPGPTSTQTITAIGYRLGGPNLAYLTVLVWMLPAVTFMTLAGLTISYLDKDQVAHVVQYIQPIAVGFVAYSAYKIAEKVIHTKTSVALMVAASMLAYRFQLPSVLPLLLIAGGVITTFRYRKMPVLEKKEPLNIEWANFALWLAVLVGAAVLGHYTRLLPVRLFENFYRNGSLVFGGGQVLAPLLFAEFVEFKGYLTTQEFLSGLGLVQAMPGPNFSFASYIGALAMRQEGSGISGQILGAVVAAAGIFMPGTLLIFFLIRFWDQLKQYRVVKASLEGINAVSAGLVCAATFLLYHPLPDTPVNLALVAATFLVLLWDKFPSYVIVLAGLAAGIVF; this is encoded by the coding sequence TTGGAAACGGAAGAAATTCAGCTCGCACCGCCACCCCGGGGTACTCGCGGAGCCCGCACCAAGCGGGTACGAGGAATTATTTTCCTGAAAGACGTAGCCGCGCTGGGTCTTACGGCCTTTGGTGGTCCCCAGGCCCATATGGCTATGATGCTGCGGCTGCTGGTAGCCAAGCGCCGCTACCTGACGGCCGCCGAGCTGCTGGAACTAACGGCCCTGTGCCAGATCCTGCCCGGACCTACCTCCACCCAAACCATTACCGCCATCGGTTACCGCCTGGGCGGGCCCAATTTGGCTTACCTAACGGTGCTGGTCTGGATGCTGCCGGCCGTCACGTTCATGACCCTGGCGGGCCTCACCATCTCCTACCTTGATAAGGACCAGGTTGCCCACGTAGTGCAATACATTCAGCCGATTGCGGTGGGATTTGTGGCGTACTCGGCTTACAAGATTGCCGAGAAAGTCATTCATACCAAAACCTCCGTGGCCCTGATGGTGGCGGCCTCCATGCTGGCCTACCGATTTCAGCTGCCCTCGGTGCTGCCGTTGCTGCTCATTGCGGGCGGCGTAATCACCACGTTCCGCTACCGCAAAATGCCGGTGCTGGAAAAGAAAGAGCCGCTGAACATTGAGTGGGCCAATTTCGCGCTGTGGCTGGCCGTGCTGGTAGGCGCGGCCGTGTTAGGCCATTATACCCGCCTGCTGCCCGTGCGTTTGTTTGAGAACTTCTACCGCAACGGTAGCCTCGTATTCGGGGGCGGACAGGTGCTGGCCCCGCTGCTGTTCGCCGAGTTTGTGGAGTTTAAGGGCTACCTCACCACCCAGGAATTCCTTTCCGGGCTGGGCCTGGTGCAGGCTATGCCGGGCCCCAATTTCTCGTTTGCCTCGTACATCGGGGCCTTGGCCATGCGGCAGGAAGGCAGCGGTATCAGCGGGCAGATTCTGGGCGCAGTGGTAGCAGCAGCAGGCATCTTTATGCCGGGCACCTTGCTCATATTCTTTCTGATTCGCTTCTGGGATCAGCTCAAGCAGTACCGCGTGGTAAAAGCCTCCCTGGAGGGAATCAATGCCGTATCGGCTGGGCTGGTGTGCGCCGCCACCTTCCTGCTGTACCACCCGCTGCCCGATACGCCGGTGAATCTGGCGTTGGTGGCCGCTACATTTCTGGTGCTACTCTGGGACAAGTTTCCGTCCTACGTCATTGTACTGGCGGGCTTGGCGGCGGGCATTGTGTTTTAG
- a CDS encoding isopenicillin N synthase family dioxygenase, with protein sequence MEEKLLEEIPSLDLADFRSGDPERKARFVQQLGEAYQNIGFVALKNHGLTDEQTAALYNDVKAFFALPDDAKQRYENPELAGQRGYISKGKEHAKGRNTGDLKEFFHVGQEVDDATDPIGKEYPANIWPAEVPTFQQSTFTTYRTLEAAGKDVLRAIALYLNLPENYFDDKVRNGNSILRPIHYFPIENPDEVPSDAVRAAEHGDINLITLLMGASADGLQVKRRDGKWIPITALPDQIVVNVGDMLQRLTNGVLKSTIHRVVNPPREKMNSSRFSVPFFMHPRSEMSLAALESCVTPDNPKKEADITAGEFLNERLIELGLKKK encoded by the coding sequence ATGGAAGAAAAATTGTTGGAAGAAATTCCCTCCCTCGACTTGGCCGATTTCCGTTCCGGTGACCCGGAGCGTAAGGCCCGCTTCGTGCAGCAGCTCGGCGAAGCGTATCAGAACATTGGCTTCGTGGCCCTGAAGAATCATGGCCTCACCGACGAGCAGACGGCCGCTCTCTACAATGACGTAAAAGCCTTCTTCGCGTTGCCCGACGATGCCAAGCAGCGCTACGAAAACCCCGAACTGGCTGGCCAGCGCGGCTATATCAGCAAAGGGAAGGAGCATGCCAAGGGCCGCAATACCGGCGACCTGAAGGAGTTTTTCCACGTGGGCCAGGAGGTCGACGATGCCACTGACCCCATTGGCAAGGAGTACCCGGCCAACATCTGGCCCGCCGAAGTTCCGACCTTCCAGCAGAGCACATTTACCACTTACCGCACCCTGGAAGCGGCTGGTAAAGACGTGTTGCGCGCCATTGCTTTGTACCTGAATCTACCCGAAAATTATTTCGACGACAAGGTTCGCAACGGCAACAGCATCCTGCGGCCCATCCACTACTTCCCCATTGAGAACCCCGATGAGGTTCCGTCCGACGCTGTGCGCGCCGCCGAACACGGCGACATAAACCTGATTACCTTGCTCATGGGCGCCTCGGCCGATGGCCTGCAGGTGAAGCGCCGCGACGGCAAGTGGATTCCGATTACGGCCCTGCCCGACCAGATTGTGGTAAACGTGGGCGACATGTTGCAGCGCCTGACCAACGGCGTGCTCAAGAGCACCATTCACCGCGTGGTAAACCCGCCCCGCGAGAAAATGAACTCCTCGCGCTTCTCGGTACCCTTCTTTATGCACCCCCGCTCCGAAATGAGTCTGGCCGCCCTGGAAAGCTGCGTGACGCCCGATAACCCCAAAAAAGAAGCCGACATTACCGCCGGCGAATTCCTCAATGAGCGCCTGATTGAGTTAGGCCTCAAAAAGAAATAA